In Persicimonas caeni, a single window of DNA contains:
- a CDS encoding CheR family methyltransferase gives MQQPKLIVGLGASAGGLNEFKTFFSNVSPDTGLAFVVVQHLDPSRESRIPDILQRHTEMPVSRIEHGVAPQPNHVYTIPSNKLVEYAAGRLVLQDRRPQPKRRAVDHFFCSLADEAEQRAVAVVLSGAGNDGTLGLRKVHAAGGLTLVQSEDEATHRGMPGSAARSGVADFIVSTSQMPDIIERYARHSYAERGELQAMAHKQADGPGPRPSEDGGADATFQRLRALLKSRESFDLNKYKGGTVKRRLGRRMGMAGMDSLQAYLDLVRDNREERKALVSDILIGVTEFFRDPDAFKALQAEVVTDLVKRAAQQQRPIRFWSAGCSTGEEAYSLAMLVLDAADGLNRDIDLQIFATDPNDNAVAHARRGIYPRSLLQNLSEGQRVKYFESVDENLMQVRQGLRDCISFAHHDLTRDPPFSRMDLISCRNVLIYLQPEVQQKIQRDFHFALRHDGHLFLGTADALSVEKEAFETISSQWRIYGKNRMPADPRKWSSFAQRLSREPNKPTQMDFSTDRDTSRRKTVADASQHALLDAFVPPSLVVSEAGHVIYTHGEINAFLKLPAGEPDLHISKMLDEELRTRVMAAIYKARREDTCVELETISSATQGLVDVRVQPAPDTEDISKGSVLLAFSSRDDSTANAVGSDDDSVSRELERELESTREALRTTVEELETSNEQLRSSHEEALSMNEELQSTNEELEATSEELRSMNEELVTINDQLQDKIDELQRANEDLSNFMASTKLATVFLDEDLCIRRFTPAAAKLLDINRSHDGQSVRDLKRELLGFDLPDDAEHVLDQLSPQERHIEAEDGSHFLRHVLPYRTQDNRIQGVVVAFNDITKLHNAQQTLRERETQQELIAQLSWQALTLNSVDTLAESAVRALRRTLNVEFCGIFRPLDDDRMVLQHGRGFGDGAVGQLDVGMQRDSFLAYASRAPRAVAVENLADDLRFNLDERLAGLNVVGAIGVTVSGTSEPPGVLCAFTTQKRDFSADKIEFLSSVAGILSVAGERALAEEQLRRSEKQSRQRLGEIDTIYRTAPVGLAVVDRDSRVLKINHRLAQAADCSPDECEGIPLDEALPPELCAQVLESLQKVRAHGDPIMDAEVVATGPSEDSLVWECSYVPLSSTEDGCVDQISCVFHDISERRRHKHELEQAAAELQRASRQKDQFLAMLGHELRNPLAAIRSAVELQQKIDSANAVVERTREVLDRQTAHMSSIVDRLLDNSRLARQKLDIDTAPLDLAAVIDEVVERHTGLDERRLTIDVRSSQEPMPVDGDRVRLVQVFDNLLSNAIDHSPRGATIELRAERVDDSYVISVQDEGDGIESAVADTLFEPFIQGEQSLSREQGGLGLGLSLAKGLVELHHGELSAQNNGRGARFTVRLPAASALDADSKPHEDSPSASTQQGHSIALVEDNEDARTLLAEALKLHGHQVETAGRADTLFELLDAGFAPDAIVCDIGLPGEKSGYDIARELRADSRWDGVVLIALTGYGSPGNLEDAAKAGFDHHMTKPADLTELNALLGESD, from the coding sequence ATGCAACAACCCAAACTTATCGTTGGATTGGGAGCGTCGGCGGGCGGGCTCAACGAGTTCAAGACCTTCTTTTCCAACGTCTCCCCCGACACGGGGTTGGCCTTTGTGGTCGTCCAGCACCTCGATCCATCGCGCGAGAGCCGTATCCCAGACATCCTGCAGCGCCACACCGAGATGCCCGTGTCTCGCATCGAGCACGGCGTCGCCCCGCAGCCCAACCATGTCTACACGATTCCGTCGAACAAGCTGGTCGAGTACGCCGCCGGACGCCTCGTACTTCAAGATCGGCGTCCTCAGCCGAAGCGTCGCGCCGTCGACCACTTCTTTTGCAGCCTGGCCGACGAAGCGGAGCAACGAGCGGTGGCCGTGGTGCTGTCGGGAGCGGGAAACGACGGGACTCTGGGGCTTCGCAAGGTACACGCCGCCGGTGGGCTGACGCTGGTGCAGAGCGAAGATGAGGCCACCCATCGCGGCATGCCCGGAAGCGCTGCGCGCTCCGGGGTGGCCGACTTTATCGTGTCGACCTCGCAAATGCCCGACATCATCGAGCGGTACGCCCGGCACTCCTATGCCGAGCGTGGCGAACTGCAGGCCATGGCTCACAAGCAAGCCGACGGGCCTGGACCTCGCCCCTCCGAGGATGGGGGAGCCGACGCGACCTTCCAGCGCCTGCGCGCGCTCCTCAAGTCACGCGAGTCGTTCGACCTCAACAAGTACAAGGGAGGCACGGTCAAAAGACGCCTTGGGCGCCGTATGGGCATGGCGGGCATGGACAGTTTGCAGGCTTACCTGGACCTGGTGCGCGACAACCGTGAAGAGCGCAAGGCGTTGGTCTCCGACATCCTCATCGGCGTGACCGAGTTTTTCCGCGACCCGGATGCTTTCAAAGCGCTCCAAGCCGAGGTCGTCACCGACTTGGTCAAACGCGCTGCCCAGCAACAGCGGCCCATCCGATTTTGGTCGGCCGGCTGCTCGACCGGTGAAGAGGCTTATAGCCTGGCGATGCTGGTGCTCGACGCCGCCGACGGGCTCAACCGCGACATCGACCTGCAGATCTTTGCGACCGACCCCAATGACAATGCCGTCGCGCATGCGCGACGCGGCATCTACCCTCGCTCGCTGCTGCAGAACCTGAGCGAGGGCCAGCGGGTCAAGTACTTCGAATCGGTCGACGAGAACCTGATGCAGGTGCGCCAAGGGCTGCGCGATTGCATCTCCTTTGCCCACCACGACCTGACGCGCGACCCACCGTTTTCGCGCATGGACCTCATCAGTTGTCGCAACGTGCTGATTTACCTGCAGCCAGAAGTCCAACAGAAGATTCAGCGCGACTTTCACTTCGCGCTGCGCCACGACGGCCATCTCTTTTTGGGCACCGCCGACGCGCTCAGCGTCGAAAAGGAGGCCTTCGAGACGATTTCTTCGCAGTGGCGTATCTACGGCAAGAATCGCATGCCCGCCGACCCTCGAAAGTGGTCGTCGTTTGCCCAACGGCTGTCGAGGGAGCCTAACAAGCCGACCCAGATGGACTTTTCGACCGACCGCGACACCTCGCGTCGAAAAACGGTCGCCGACGCCTCTCAGCACGCACTCCTCGACGCCTTTGTGCCGCCCTCGCTCGTCGTCTCTGAAGCCGGCCACGTCATCTACACCCACGGCGAGATCAACGCCTTTCTGAAGCTGCCCGCCGGCGAGCCCGACTTGCATATCAGCAAAATGCTCGACGAGGAGCTTCGCACACGCGTCATGGCAGCGATTTACAAGGCGCGCCGCGAGGATACCTGCGTCGAGCTCGAGACCATCTCCTCGGCGACCCAAGGGCTTGTCGATGTGCGCGTCCAACCGGCGCCGGACACCGAGGACATCTCCAAAGGCAGCGTGCTGCTCGCGTTTTCGTCTCGCGATGACAGCACAGCAAACGCGGTGGGCTCCGATGACGATAGCGTCTCGCGAGAACTCGAACGTGAGCTCGAATCGACCCGCGAGGCGCTCCGCACCACCGTCGAGGAGCTCGAAACCTCCAACGAGCAGCTACGTTCGTCGCACGAAGAAGCGCTGTCGATGAACGAGGAGCTGCAGTCGACCAACGAGGAGCTCGAGGCGACCAGCGAAGAGCTTCGCTCGATGAATGAAGAGCTGGTGACCATCAACGACCAGCTCCAAGACAAGATCGACGAGCTCCAGCGAGCCAACGAGGATCTGTCGAACTTCATGGCCAGCACCAAGCTGGCGACGGTCTTCTTGGACGAGGATCTGTGCATCCGCCGGTTCACCCCTGCGGCGGCCAAACTGCTCGATATCAATCGCAGCCACGACGGCCAGAGCGTACGCGATCTGAAGCGAGAATTGCTCGGCTTCGATCTGCCCGACGACGCCGAGCACGTCCTCGACCAGCTCTCCCCCCAGGAGCGCCACATCGAGGCCGAAGACGGCTCCCATTTTCTTCGCCACGTGCTCCCCTACCGCACCCAGGACAACCGCATTCAGGGCGTGGTCGTGGCGTTCAACGACATCACCAAGCTTCATAACGCCCAGCAAACCCTGCGCGAGCGCGAGACCCAACAAGAGCTCATCGCCCAATTGAGCTGGCAGGCGCTCACTCTCAACTCCGTCGACACCTTGGCTGAGAGTGCCGTGCGCGCGCTGAGAAGGACCCTAAACGTCGAGTTTTGCGGGATCTTTCGACCGCTCGACGACGATCGCATGGTCCTCCAACACGGCCGCGGTTTTGGCGACGGCGCCGTCGGCCAACTGGACGTCGGCATGCAGCGCGACTCCTTTTTGGCCTACGCCTCGCGAGCGCCGCGCGCCGTCGCCGTCGAGAACTTGGCCGACGACCTTCGCTTCAATCTCGACGAGCGCCTCGCCGGCCTCAACGTCGTGGGTGCCATTGGAGTGACCGTCTCGGGCACCAGCGAGCCGCCGGGCGTCTTGTGTGCGTTTACCACTCAGAAGCGCGATTTCTCGGCCGACAAGATCGAGTTCCTCAGCTCCGTCGCCGGCATCTTGTCGGTCGCCGGCGAACGAGCGCTCGCCGAGGAGCAACTGCGCCGAAGCGAAAAGCAATCACGCCAGCGCCTCGGAGAGATCGATACGATCTATCGCACCGCACCGGTGGGCTTGGCCGTCGTCGATCGCGACTCGCGCGTCCTCAAGATCAACCATCGACTCGCCCAGGCCGCCGATTGTAGCCCCGACGAGTGCGAAGGCATCCCCCTCGACGAGGCGTTGCCGCCGGAGTTGTGCGCCCAAGTGCTCGAAAGCCTCCAGAAGGTGCGTGCCCACGGCGATCCCATCATGGACGCCGAAGTCGTCGCAACGGGCCCCTCGGAGGACAGCCTTGTATGGGAGTGCAGCTACGTGCCGTTGTCGAGTACCGAAGACGGCTGCGTCGACCAGATCAGCTGCGTGTTCCACGACATCAGCGAGCGTCGTCGCCACAAGCACGAGCTCGAGCAAGCAGCCGCTGAGCTGCAACGAGCCAGCCGGCAAAAGGACCAGTTTTTGGCCATGCTCGGCCACGAATTGCGCAACCCGCTGGCAGCCATCCGAAGCGCGGTGGAGCTCCAACAAAAGATCGACTCGGCGAACGCCGTGGTCGAGCGTACCCGCGAGGTCCTCGACCGGCAGACCGCCCACATGTCGAGCATCGTCGACCGCCTGCTCGACAACTCCAGACTCGCCCGCCAGAAGCTCGACATCGACACCGCGCCCCTCGACTTGGCCGCCGTCATCGACGAGGTCGTCGAGCGACACACCGGCCTCGACGAGCGCCGCCTGACGATCGATGTGCGCTCGAGCCAGGAGCCGATGCCCGTCGATGGCGATCGCGTTCGCCTGGTTCAGGTCTTCGACAACTTGCTCTCTAATGCCATCGATCACTCCCCCCGGGGCGCGACGATCGAGCTGCGCGCCGAGCGCGTCGATGACAGCTACGTCATTTCGGTGCAGGACGAAGGTGACGGCATCGAGAGCGCCGTGGCCGACACCCTCTTCGAGCCGTTTATTCAAGGCGAGCAATCGCTGAGTCGCGAACAAGGTGGGTTGGGTCTCGGGTTGTCGCTTGCCAAGGGGCTCGTCGAGCTGCACCACGGTGAACTCAGCGCCCAGAACAACGGACGTGGAGCCCGTTTTACGGTGCGTCTGCCTGCCGCGAGCGCTCTCGACGCCGACAGCAAGCCGCACGAAGACAGCCCTTCCGCTTCGACCCAGCAAGGTCACTCTATCGCCCTGGTCGAGGACAACGAGGACGCCCGCACGCTGCTCGCCGAAGCATTGAAGCTCCATGGCCACCAGGTCGAGACCGCCGGCCGCGCCGACACGCTCTTCGAGTTGCTCGACGCCGGCTTCGCCCCCGACGCGATCGTATGTGATATTGGGCTTCCCGGAGAGAAGAGCGGCTACGATATCGCCCGCGAGCTTCGGGCCGACAGCCGTTGGGACGGAGTCGTCCTCATTGCCCTGACAGGCTACGGCAGCCCTGGAAACCTCGAAGACGCCGCCAAAGCCGGCTTCGATCATCATATGACCAAGCCGGCCGACCTGACCGAGCTTAACGCCCTACTCGGTGAATCGGACTGA
- a CDS encoding cation-translocating P-type ATPase, producing MSAPAPPPKPWSISPTDVLAALETDAEHGLEASEASQRLAECGPNELEERAGTHPLTILWEQFTSVMVLILIAAAVLSAFLGKPLETIAISAIVVLFGILGFFQEYRAERAMAALKQLAMPVVRVRRGGSTVEISARDLVPGDIVMLEAGSSVPADLRLIEAANLRIQEAALTGESEPVEKDPAARSQPELALAERRNMAYMGTFVTYGRGAGVVVGTGNSTELGRIAELIQSVPRDETPLQRQLDRVGKQLGAFGVAVALLLLGVGVLAGEAFTDMVLAAVSMAVAVVPEGLPAVVTVTLALGAQRMLRRRALIRKLPAVETLGAVTTICSDKTGTLTQNRMTVTVIDVAGHFLELSGTGGPPAPSLSAQHERASMWDNQPPSVGLVLAAGALCNDASLEADSETGDHVPVGDPTEGALLVAALQAGLDKSALEEWLPRAAELPFDSERKRMTTVHELPDDRSKLPSVLASIRAAETSYIAFTKGSVDGLLDICSHVWLDDHPEPMDDTWRDRIIRANDDMAANGVRVLGVALRALDTAPEAPDESLEEGLTFVGLTGMIDPPRPEVERAIQVCKTAGIRPLMITGDHPLTARFIAEELGISSDGRVATGADLERMDEAKFEETVGEVSVYARVTPEHKLRIVEALQKRGEVVAMTGDGVNDSPALKKANIGVAMGIAGTDVSKEAAQMVLLDDNFATIVTAVEEGRAIFENIRRFVKFSLAGNVGKVFVMLFAPLLGITLALQPLQLLWLNLLTDGLLGIGLGLEPADEETMQRAPRDPQRPFLDAELRRRIAWIGLLIGVVALGTGYAAFVAEGPEDRTWQTMIFTTIAFAQIGQALAARSGDDSTSALDFRSNPTLGWMVVLTFLLQLGAIYLPFLDDFFGVVPLSLGELAITLGVGALVFVIIEAHKRLAGR from the coding sequence ATGAGCGCCCCCGCGCCGCCCCCTAAACCGTGGTCCATCTCTCCTACGGACGTCTTGGCGGCCCTCGAAACCGACGCCGAGCACGGCCTCGAGGCGTCTGAAGCCTCGCAGCGCCTGGCCGAGTGTGGACCCAACGAACTCGAAGAGCGCGCCGGCACCCATCCCTTGACCATCCTCTGGGAGCAATTCACCAGCGTGATGGTGCTCATCCTGATCGCGGCGGCGGTGCTGTCGGCCTTTTTGGGTAAGCCGCTCGAGACAATCGCCATTTCGGCCATCGTCGTGCTGTTCGGAATCCTGGGGTTCTTCCAAGAATACCGCGCCGAGCGTGCAATGGCCGCGCTCAAGCAGTTGGCCATGCCCGTGGTGCGCGTGCGCCGAGGGGGAAGCACCGTCGAGATCTCGGCGCGCGATTTGGTGCCCGGCGATATCGTGATGCTCGAGGCCGGCAGCAGCGTTCCCGCCGACTTGCGGCTCATCGAAGCGGCCAACCTACGCATCCAAGAGGCGGCGCTGACCGGCGAATCCGAGCCGGTAGAGAAGGACCCGGCGGCGCGCTCGCAACCCGAGTTGGCCCTCGCCGAGCGGCGCAACATGGCCTACATGGGCACCTTTGTGACCTACGGGCGCGGCGCAGGCGTCGTCGTCGGCACGGGCAATTCCACCGAGCTCGGCCGCATCGCCGAGCTGATCCAAAGCGTCCCCCGCGACGAGACGCCCCTGCAGCGACAACTCGACCGCGTGGGCAAACAACTGGGCGCCTTCGGCGTCGCGGTCGCCTTGCTGCTCCTGGGCGTGGGTGTACTCGCCGGGGAAGCCTTCACCGACATGGTGCTCGCCGCGGTGAGCATGGCCGTGGCGGTCGTGCCCGAGGGCTTGCCGGCCGTGGTCACCGTGACTCTGGCGCTGGGCGCCCAGCGCATGCTTCGCCGGCGTGCTTTGATTCGAAAGCTCCCTGCCGTCGAAACCCTGGGAGCAGTCACCACGATCTGCTCGGACAAGACGGGCACGTTGACCCAAAACCGCATGACGGTGACGGTCATCGACGTCGCCGGCCACTTCCTGGAGTTGTCCGGCACGGGAGGCCCTCCAGCTCCGTCGCTTTCGGCGCAACACGAGCGGGCCAGCATGTGGGACAACCAACCGCCGTCGGTCGGGTTGGTACTCGCCGCCGGCGCGCTGTGTAACGACGCCTCGCTCGAAGCCGACTCGGAGACGGGCGACCACGTGCCCGTGGGCGATCCCACTGAAGGGGCGCTGCTGGTCGCCGCGCTGCAAGCCGGCCTCGACAAGTCCGCCCTCGAAGAGTGGCTGCCACGAGCCGCCGAGCTCCCGTTCGACTCCGAGCGCAAGCGCATGACCACGGTGCACGAGTTGCCCGACGACCGCTCGAAGCTTCCGTCGGTCCTCGCATCCATCCGAGCCGCCGAAACCTCCTATATCGCCTTCACCAAAGGCTCGGTCGACGGGCTGCTCGATATCTGCTCGCACGTATGGCTCGACGACCATCCCGAGCCCATGGACGACACGTGGCGAGACCGCATCATTCGGGCCAACGACGACATGGCCGCAAACGGTGTGCGCGTCCTCGGCGTCGCTCTTCGTGCGCTCGACACCGCCCCGGAGGCGCCTGATGAATCCCTCGAGGAGGGACTGACCTTCGTTGGCTTGACCGGCATGATCGACCCGCCCCGCCCGGAGGTCGAACGGGCTATCCAAGTCTGCAAGACGGCGGGCATCCGTCCGCTGATGATCACCGGGGACCACCCCCTGACCGCTCGATTCATCGCCGAGGAGTTGGGAATCAGCAGCGACGGCCGAGTGGCGACCGGCGCCGACCTCGAGCGCATGGACGAAGCCAAATTCGAGGAGACCGTCGGGGAAGTGTCGGTCTATGCCCGGGTGACCCCCGAACACAAGCTTCGCATCGTCGAAGCCTTGCAGAAGCGCGGCGAGGTCGTGGCGATGACCGGCGATGGAGTCAACGACTCACCTGCGCTCAAAAAGGCCAATATCGGTGTGGCCATGGGGATCGCCGGCACCGACGTCTCCAAGGAGGCGGCCCAGATGGTCTTGTTGGACGACAACTTCGCCACCATCGTCACCGCCGTCGAAGAGGGTCGCGCGATCTTCGAGAATATCCGCCGCTTCGTGAAGTTCTCCCTGGCGGGCAATGTGGGCAAAGTCTTCGTGATGCTGTTCGCCCCCCTGCTGGGCATCACGCTGGCTTTGCAGCCGCTGCAGCTCTTGTGGCTCAACCTCCTCACCGACGGGCTGCTGGGCATTGGTCTGGGGCTCGAGCCGGCCGACGAAGAGACCATGCAGCGCGCGCCGCGCGACCCCCAACGACCGTTCTTGGACGCCGAATTGCGGCGCCGCATTGCATGGATCGGACTCTTGATCGGCGTGGTCGCCCTGGGCACCGGCTATGCGGCCTTTGTGGCCGAAGGCCCCGAAGATCGCACCTGGCAGACGATGATCTTTACCACGATCGCCTTTGCTCAGATCGGCCAGGCGCTGGCCGCGCGCTCGGGCGACGACTCGACGTCCGCCCTCGATTTTCGGTCGAACCCGACCCTTGGATGGATGGTCGTCTTGACCTTTCTGCTCCAACTCGGTGCCATTTACCTTCCCTTTCTCGACGACTTCTTCGGCGTGGTCCCGCTGTCACTCGGGGAACTGGCAATCACCCTCGGAGTGGGCGCCCTGGTATTCGTCATCATCGAGGCGCACAAGCGTCTCGCCGGAAGATGA
- a CDS encoding PAN domain-containing protein, whose amino-acid sequence MHAPRALTALLASVALCLLVVACQTADRGTSTITSADEAAEPNAEEPVEAPQMPTAEPRDTSGLESDTARPGSDYREIAMDVADPVRCKEFCNKQMRCMAFTYVRPDANQGPRCRLKHSIPDKVEGEECCVSGVNPRAQRRIAQLESRGFELDTNRPGGDFRSFEMQRAEPAQCQEACENLMDCQAFTYVRPGHKGDKAYCYLKNSVPEKVTDEDCCISGVKQAR is encoded by the coding sequence ATGCACGCACCACGCGCCCTGACTGCCCTGCTCGCCTCCGTTGCCCTCTGTTTGCTCGTGGTGGCCTGTCAGACCGCCGACCGCGGCACCTCGACAATCACGAGCGCTGACGAGGCGGCCGAACCCAATGCCGAGGAGCCGGTCGAAGCCCCTCAGATGCCTACCGCCGAGCCGCGCGACACCTCCGGCCTGGAGTCAGACACCGCTCGCCCTGGCAGCGACTATCGTGAGATTGCCATGGACGTCGCCGATCCGGTCCGATGCAAAGAGTTTTGCAACAAGCAGATGCGCTGCATGGCGTTTACCTATGTGCGCCCCGACGCGAACCAAGGCCCGCGCTGCCGGCTCAAGCATTCCATCCCCGACAAGGTCGAGGGCGAGGAGTGCTGCGTCTCGGGCGTCAATCCGCGCGCCCAGCGCCGCATCGCCCAACTCGAGTCTCGCGGCTTCGAGCTCGACACGAACCGCCCCGGCGGCGACTTTCGCTCCTTCGAAATGCAGCGCGCCGAGCCTGCCCAGTGCCAGGAGGCCTGCGAGAACCTGATGGATTGCCAGGCGTTCACCTACGTGCGCCCGGGTCACAAAGGCGACAAAGCGTACTGCTACTTGAAGAACAGTGTCCCCGAGAAAGTGACCGACGAAGACTGCTGCATCTCGGGAGTCAAGCAGGCGCGCTAG
- a CDS encoding SIR2 family NAD-dependent protein deacylase, with translation MNKAARLIDEADALFVGAGAGMGVDSGLPDFRGDKGFWQAYPPFEKLGLNFVDLANPAWFERDPQLAWGFYGHRLHLYRDTIPHKGFDILRQWGRAKNAGYFVFTSNVDGQFQAAEFDEANVVECHGSIHHFQCVRPCSQAIWPAADTQVDIDETTFRASAPLPHCDKCNTLARPNILMFGDGRFVGARTHDQERRMSQWLSQVRGKKLAIVECGAGTAVPTVRWQCERLATAFDSSVIRINPRESQGPNNTVSLPLGAAEALRRLDDLLTAKR, from the coding sequence TTGAACAAAGCCGCTCGACTCATCGACGAGGCCGACGCGCTTTTTGTAGGCGCCGGCGCCGGCATGGGCGTCGACTCTGGCCTTCCCGATTTCCGCGGTGACAAGGGCTTTTGGCAAGCCTATCCCCCCTTCGAGAAGCTCGGGCTGAACTTCGTCGACCTGGCCAATCCGGCCTGGTTCGAGCGTGACCCGCAGCTTGCCTGGGGCTTTTACGGCCACCGACTGCACCTGTACCGCGATACGATCCCCCACAAGGGTTTCGACATCCTTCGACAATGGGGCCGCGCCAAGAATGCTGGCTACTTTGTGTTCACGTCCAATGTCGACGGGCAATTCCAAGCCGCGGAATTCGACGAGGCGAACGTGGTCGAATGCCACGGCTCGATTCACCACTTCCAGTGCGTGCGCCCCTGCAGCCAGGCTATCTGGCCGGCGGCCGACACGCAGGTTGACATCGACGAGACAACGTTTCGGGCGAGTGCTCCTTTGCCCCACTGTGACAAATGTAACACGCTGGCGCGTCCGAACATCCTGATGTTTGGCGATGGTCGGTTTGTCGGCGCGCGCACCCACGATCAGGAACGGCGCATGTCCCAGTGGCTGTCGCAAGTTCGTGGCAAAAAACTAGCCATCGTCGAGTGTGGTGCAGGCACGGCCGTCCCCACCGTCAGATGGCAGTGTGAGCGTTTGGCCACGGCATTCGACTCCTCGGTCATTCGCATTAATCCGCGCGAATCACAAGGGCCAAACAACACCGTTTCGCTGCCTCTGGGGGCTGCCGAAGCTCTCCGCAGACTTGATGATCTTTTGACGGCAAAACGCTAA